The Bacteroides ovatus genomic interval GGGAATTTGGAACTTTCAATTAGATGCTGTGTATGGAGTGTTCTTCATGAACTTCGTGATGGACAAGGATATACCCTCTAAAATCAGAACGGATGTTATCCTTTCTGACAGGGATACAGGTAAGCTTTTCAACAGTAAGTTCCGGCAAATCTTTATTGAATTGCCGAACTTTAATAAAGAAGAGGATGAATGTGAAAATGATTTTGAACGCTGGATTTATATATTAAAGCACATGGATACACTTGATCGAATGCCTTTCAAGGCTCGTAAAGCCGTTTTTGAACGACTAGAAAAGTTGGCCTCCAAAGCGAATATGACCCAAGAGGAAAGAATGCAGTACGAGGAAGAATGGAAAGTTTACAACGATTATTTTAATACGTTGGATTTTGCAGAACAAAAAGGAATGCAAAAGGGTATACGAGAAACAGCCCGTAAATTGAAAGAGCTAGGAGTAGCTGATGATATTATCATAAAATCTACGGGTATTTCGAAAGAAGAAATAGAGAAATTATAATCTTTCTCCTATTATTAATCAACGACTCATGCATTCAAACATGAGTCGTTTTTGTTTATTCTTATATCTATATTAATCCAATGAAGAGGTTCCTGCCCTTGATAACTCTTTTTAGTAGCTTAATTCCATTGCTTTTCGATATTCTTTTTTATATTTGCCTGCGTTAATGAAGGAGATACGA includes:
- a CDS encoding Rpn family recombination-promoting nuclease/putative transposase, which produces MGRFINPFTDFGFKFLFGREVEKELLIDFLNDLLVGEHVITDIQFLNNEQQPEVKTERGLIYDIYCRTNTGEHIIVEMQNREQPYFKDRALFYLSRAITQQARKGIWNFQLDAVYGVFFMNFVMDKDIPSKIRTDVILSDRDTGKLFNSKFRQIFIELPNFNKEEDECENDFERWIYILKHMDTLDRMPFKARKAVFERLEKLASKANMTQEERMQYEEEWKVYNDYFNTLDFAEQKGMQKGIRETARKLKELGVADDIIIKSTGISKEEIEKL